Proteins encoded by one window of Streptomyces clavuligerus:
- a CDS encoding nucleotidyltransferase domain-containing protein has translation MSTVYDEAAGDRAVRAMVGRLSEVDGVVAVALGGSRARGAHRPDSDWDLGVYYRGAVDVGALTALAAELTGGPVAVAGPGGWGPWVNGGAWLRVGGVPVDWILRDLDRVERVWEGCREGRYEVGVQAGHPLGFWSPAYPGEVALGRVLSDPSGALTALKEAAGRYPPALRAALTAASWEAEFSVAAADRSVGSGDTLHGALCLARAFGVLTQSLYAHHGVWCLNEKGALAGAAALPDTPADFAGRVTRALTGLDRDAVRLADAVVREVRALWT, from the coding sequence ATGAGCACTGTGTACGACGAAGCAGCGGGAGACAGGGCCGTACGGGCCATGGTGGGGCGGCTGTCGGAGGTGGACGGCGTGGTCGCCGTGGCCCTGGGCGGCAGCCGGGCCCGGGGCGCGCACCGGCCGGACTCCGACTGGGATCTGGGCGTCTACTACCGGGGCGCGGTCGACGTCGGGGCGCTGACGGCGCTCGCGGCGGAGCTGACCGGCGGGCCGGTGGCGGTCGCGGGTCCGGGCGGCTGGGGCCCCTGGGTGAACGGCGGGGCGTGGCTGCGGGTGGGCGGGGTGCCCGTGGACTGGATTCTGCGCGATCTGGACCGGGTGGAACGGGTCTGGGAGGGGTGCCGGGAGGGCCGCTACGAGGTGGGGGTCCAGGCCGGGCACCCGCTGGGCTTCTGGTCGCCCGCCTACCCGGGCGAGGTGGCACTCGGCCGGGTCCTGTCCGACCCGTCGGGGGCGCTCACGGCGCTGAAGGAGGCGGCCGGGCGCTATCCGCCCGCGCTGCGCGCGGCGCTGACCGCCGCGTCCTGGGAGGCGGAGTTCTCGGTGGCCGCGGCGGACAGGTCGGTGGGCTCCGGGGACACGCTCCACGGGGCGCTCTGCCTCGCCCGCGCGTTCGGGGTGCTGACGCAGTCCCTGTACGCGCATCACGGCGTGTGGTGCCTCAACGAGAAGGGCGCGCTCGCGGGGGCGGCGGCCCTGCCGGACACCCCGGCGGACTTCGCCGGGCGGGTGACGCGGGCGCTGACGGGCCTGGACCGGGACGCGGTACGGCTCGCGGACGCGGTGGTGCGCGAGGTCCGCGCGCTGTGGACCTGA
- a CDS encoding phytoene desaturase family protein, with the protein MLDAVVVGAGPNGLTAAVELARRGLAVAVFEAKGTVGGGARTEELTLPGFRHDPCSAVHPLGIGSPAFARMPLRRYGLEWLHPELPMAHPFDDGTAAVLSRSVAETAASFGARDAGTYRRLISPFLGRWDVLVRDFMSLPLTALPRDPLGLARFGSVGLLPYGWLMRRFHEDRARALLAGLVAHVIAPLNGVATSGVGLLFALAAHEKGWPLPRGGSQAIADALTAYLRDLGGEVTTGFEVKRLDDLPPARAYLFDTSPTALARIAGLGHAYARYRYGAAAFKIDYALDGPVPWTAREPRVAGTVQIGPGSRDIDTALKAATGGSAPERPFLITAQPSLVDPSRAPEGRQVFWAYGHVPHGWRGDLTDAVERQIERFAPGFRDRVLARATAGPPVLAERNANYVGGDIACGAASGLQLLLRPGPTLFPYTTRHPSVFLCSSAAWPGPGVHGMSGHNAAKAVWRALRKADAR; encoded by the coding sequence ATGCTCGACGCCGTCGTGGTGGGTGCGGGCCCCAACGGGCTGACGGCCGCCGTCGAACTGGCCCGCAGGGGACTGGCCGTCGCCGTCTTCGAGGCGAAGGGGACGGTCGGCGGCGGCGCGCGCACCGAGGAGCTGACCCTGCCGGGCTTCCGGCACGACCCCTGCTCGGCCGTGCATCCGCTGGGCATCGGGTCGCCCGCGTTCGCCCGGATGCCGCTTCGGCGCTACGGGCTGGAGTGGCTCCACCCCGAGCTGCCGATGGCCCACCCCTTCGACGACGGCACCGCCGCCGTGCTCTCCCGTTCCGTCGCCGAGACCGCCGCGTCCTTCGGGGCGCGGGACGCCGGTACCTACCGGCGGCTGATCAGCCCCTTCCTCGGCCGCTGGGACGTCCTCGTCCGCGACTTCATGTCCCTGCCGCTGACCGCCCTGCCCCGGGACCCGCTGGGGCTCGCCCGCTTCGGGAGCGTGGGACTCCTGCCGTACGGCTGGCTGATGCGCCGCTTCCACGAGGACCGGGCCCGGGCGCTGCTCGCCGGGCTGGTCGCCCATGTCATCGCCCCGCTGAACGGCGTGGCGACCAGCGGGGTCGGGCTGCTCTTCGCGCTCGCCGCGCACGAGAAGGGCTGGCCGCTGCCCCGGGGCGGCTCGCAGGCGATCGCCGACGCCCTCACCGCCTATCTGCGGGACCTCGGGGGCGAGGTCACCACCGGTTTCGAGGTGAAGCGGCTGGACGACCTGCCGCCCGCGCGCGCCTATCTCTTCGACACCTCGCCGACCGCGCTCGCCCGGATCGCGGGGCTCGGCCACGCCTACGCGCGCTACCGGTACGGAGCCGCCGCCTTCAAGATCGACTACGCGCTCGACGGGCCCGTGCCCTGGACCGCGCGGGAGCCCCGGGTGGCGGGCACCGTCCAGATCGGTCCGGGCAGCCGGGACATCGACACCGCGCTGAAGGCCGCCACCGGGGGCAGCGCGCCCGAGCGGCCCTTCCTGATCACCGCCCAGCCCAGCCTGGTGGACCCCTCCCGGGCGCCCGAGGGCCGCCAGGTCTTCTGGGCGTACGGCCATGTCCCGCACGGCTGGCGCGGCGACCTGACCGACGCCGTCGAGCGGCAGATCGAACGCTTCGCCCCCGGGTTCCGCGACCGGGTCCTGGCCCGTGCCACGGCGGGCCCGCCGGTGCTGGCCGAGCGCAACGCCAACTACGTCGGCGGCGACATCGCCTGCGGCGCCGCGAGCGGCCTCCAACTGCTGCTGCGCCCTGGGCCCACGCTGTTCCCGTACACGACCCGGCACCCGTCGGTGTTCCTCTGCTCGTCCGCGGCCTGGCCGGGCCCCGGGGTGCACGGCATGTCCGGGCACAACGCGGCGAAGGCGGTCTGGCGGGCGCTGCGGAAGGCGGACGCGCGGTGA